Proteins from a single region of Labedella gwakjiensis:
- a CDS encoding PLD nuclease N-terminal domain-containing protein gives MYLLISAVTFLVLLAALIDIITRTDDQVKHLPKLFWIVLVILLPFLGSILWFTVGREWGDARESVSFGDPRRWDRSTAPTEAAPPARMQRELSTEEQLAALDREAEYYEKQARIRRLEADLDSKRQSEG, from the coding sequence ATGTATCTGTTGATCTCGGCCGTCACGTTCCTCGTGCTCCTGGCCGCCCTCATCGACATCATCACCCGCACCGACGACCAGGTGAAGCACCTGCCGAAGCTCTTCTGGATCGTCCTCGTGATCCTGCTGCCATTCCTCGGGAGCATCCTGTGGTTCACGGTGGGACGCGAATGGGGAGACGCGCGCGAGAGTGTCAGCTTCGGGGACCCGCGGCGCTGGGACCGCTCGACGGCGCCCACCGAAGCGGCGCCGCCCGCGAGGATGCAGCGCGAGCTCTCGACCGAGGAACAGCTGGCCGCGCTCGATCGTGAGGCCGAGTACTACGAGAAGCAGGCGCGCATCCGCCGCCTCGAGGCCGACCTCGACAGCAAGCGACAGTCCGAGGGCTGA
- a CDS encoding DUF4111 domain-containing protein, giving the protein MREHRQAAPGLLEGLIVTGSAIAGDWWPGTSDVDLVLVVSRVPTPTELEACAALHSRSIADGPIDGIYVTREQIEEGPDRLGSAVQVVEGILDPDATGGQISWVTWREIESGWEAVAGDDGVGEWAWSSWRFPQADDGARAFSRANLSTYWEHLGRQARLSIADRPAGDPVDARTVRWIALGPARLVATMETGEILSKSAAAGFASERWPRYRDLLARVVSSRHGGDDTFTVADAASALDLLDDCVAASRTP; this is encoded by the coding sequence GTGCGCGAGCACCGGCAGGCGGCCCCCGGGCTGCTCGAGGGGCTCATCGTGACGGGTTCGGCCATCGCGGGCGACTGGTGGCCGGGGACGAGCGACGTCGACCTGGTCCTCGTCGTCTCCCGCGTGCCGACGCCGACCGAGCTCGAGGCGTGCGCGGCGCTCCATTCCCGCTCCATCGCCGATGGTCCGATCGACGGGATCTACGTGACGCGGGAGCAGATCGAGGAGGGTCCGGATCGGCTGGGGTCCGCCGTTCAGGTCGTCGAGGGCATCCTCGACCCGGACGCGACCGGAGGCCAGATCAGCTGGGTCACGTGGCGCGAGATCGAGAGCGGCTGGGAGGCGGTCGCGGGCGATGACGGCGTCGGCGAATGGGCGTGGTCGTCGTGGCGGTTCCCGCAGGCCGACGATGGAGCCCGAGCGTTCTCGCGCGCGAACCTCTCGACGTACTGGGAACACCTCGGACGCCAGGCACGACTCTCGATCGCCGACCGCCCGGCCGGCGACCCCGTCGATGCGCGGACCGTCCGGTGGATCGCTCTCGGCCCCGCACGACTCGTGGCGACGATGGAGACCGGGGAGATCCTCTCGAAGTCGGCGGCGGCGGGCTTCGCGAGCGAACGATGGCCGCGGTACCGGGACCTCCTCGCGCGGGTCGTGTCGTCGCGGCACGGCGGGGACGACACGTTCACCGTCGCAGACGCGGCGAGCGCCCTGGACCTCCTCGACGACTGCGTGGCGGCGTCGCGAACACCCTGA